The Saprospiraceae bacterium genome includes a window with the following:
- a CDS encoding proline iminopeptidase-family hydrolase, translating into MNIHFNFSFVILLASLTVFCNSCKQQSTSDSSGYFTPKEKGLQTGGVKVVPITTPKGTFNVWTKTIGNNPSTRLLLLNGGPGMTHEYFECFESFLPSEGIEIIYYDQLGCGFSDNPKDTSMWDLARYVDEVEQVRKALNLGKENFYLLGHSWGGILCMEYALKYQENLKGLIISNMMSDAPEYGKYADDVLAKLMDPKVLDTIRMIEERDDYTNPKYMELLMPNYYAKHILRLPTDSWPEPVNRSFGRLNPSLYVTMQGPSEFGIAGKLETWSVKNRLKEIIVPTLVIGAQHDTMDPEHMKWMASEVKKGTYLYCQNGSHMCMYDDQDTYFKGLTEFLLKKM; encoded by the coding sequence ATGAATATTCATTTTAATTTCAGTTTTGTTATCCTCCTGGCTTCCTTGACGGTTTTCTGCAATTCCTGTAAACAACAATCAACATCCGATTCCTCCGGTTATTTTACTCCTAAAGAAAAGGGCTTGCAAACAGGTGGTGTAAAGGTCGTCCCGATCACTACTCCAAAAGGTACTTTTAATGTGTGGACAAAGACAATTGGTAACAACCCATCGACGAGACTCCTATTGCTCAATGGTGGGCCGGGGATGACCCATGAATATTTTGAATGTTTTGAAAGTTTCCTGCCGTCAGAAGGTATCGAAATCATTTATTACGATCAACTTGGGTGCGGGTTTTCTGACAATCCTAAAGATACTTCCATGTGGGATTTAGCAAGGTATGTAGATGAAGTAGAGCAGGTGAGAAAAGCCTTGAATCTTGGGAAAGAGAATTTTTATCTGCTTGGGCATTCGTGGGGCGGCATCCTATGTATGGAATATGCATTAAAATACCAGGAAAACCTGAAAGGTCTCATCATTTCCAATATGATGTCAGATGCTCCCGAGTATGGAAAATATGCGGATGATGTTCTGGCAAAATTGATGGACCCAAAAGTATTGGATACCATCAGGATGATAGAAGAAAGAGATGACTACACCAATCCAAAATATATGGAACTGCTTATGCCCAATTATTATGCTAAGCATATCCTAAGACTTCCCACTGATTCATGGCCTGAGCCTGTCAATCGTTCTTTTGGAAGACTTAACCCATCGCTATACGTGACGATGCAGGGACCGAGTGAGTTTGGCATTGCAGGTAAGCTTGAAACATGGTCAGTAAAAAACAGGTTAAAGGAAATTATTGTACCAACGTTAGTCATAGGTGCCCAGCATGACACCATGGACCCTGAGCATATGAAATGGATGGCCTCAGAAGTAAAAAAAGGAACGTATTTGTATTGCCAGAATGGAAGTCATATGTGTATGTATGATGATCAGGATACCTATTTTAAGGGATTGACAGAATTTTTGCTGAAAAAAATGTAA